Proteins encoded by one window of Microcoleus sp. FACHB-68:
- a CDS encoding sensory rhodopsin transducer, giving the protein MTQLIGHTYWAIAEGYIPGSSNGTEPDFTSHETACFLNSSDRDAQVEIRIFFSDKEPTGPYKVTVPARRTLHLRFNDLSDPEPIPRDTDYACIIESDVPIVVQHTRLDSRQAENALLSTIAYAGSY; this is encoded by the coding sequence ATGACGCAGTTAATTGGACACACCTATTGGGCAATCGCTGAAGGTTATATTCCCGGCTCCAGTAACGGCACAGAACCCGATTTTACCAGTCATGAAACGGCCTGTTTTCTGAATTCTTCAGATAGGGATGCTCAGGTTGAGATTCGGATTTTCTTTAGCGATAAAGAGCCGACTGGCCCTTATAAAGTAACGGTTCCCGCACGGCGCACGCTGCATTTGCGCTTTAACGATCTCAGCGATCCCGAACCAATCCCCCGCGATACAGATTATGCTTGCATTATTGAATCAGACGTGCCCATTGTCGTGCAGCACACCCGTCTCGACTCGCGCCAAGCTGAGAATGCTCTGCTTAGCACCATTGCTTATGCCGGCAGTTATTAA